GCGCGTGCGCGCCACGGTCGCGAACCGGCCGATGGCGAACGCGGCGGGCATCAACACGCGGCGCACCGACCGCATGACGTTTGCGATTGGCTGCGGCATCGCGGGCGTGGCGGGCGCGGCCTTCACGGCCATCGGCTCGACGGGACCGACGAGCGGCTCGCTCTATATCGTCGATTCGTTTCTCGTCGTGACGTTTGGCGGCGCGGCGAGCCTGCTCGGTACCGTGGCGTCGGCGTTCGGCATCGCGCAGATGCAGTCGATCAGCGAGTTCTTTCTCTCGGGCTCGATTGCGCGCGTGCTCACGCTGCTCACTGTCGTGGTGATTCTCATGCTGCGTCCGCAGGGCCTGTTCGCCTCGAAGGTGCGACGAGTTTAAGCGCTGCGGATCGCATAAGCGCGCGTTCATGCACAAGCCTCATTCACAGCTTCATTCGACTGGAGAGATGGACATGAAACCCATCCAACCCGCGGCGGGCGGCGTATCCCCGCGATCCTGCCTGGGTGCGCCGCCGGCCAGCTGGCGCGCTCGCGCGGCGCGGCTCGACGCCTCGGGCTACGCGGGCATCGTGCTGCTCGCGCTGCTGATCGTGGTCGTGTTTCCGCTCGCGCTCGACACTTTCCGCCTGAACCTGATGGGCAAGTACCTGACCTACGCGTTCGTGGCGATCGGCCTCGTGATCGCGTGGGGCTACGGCGGCGTGCTCAGTCTCGGCCAGGGCGTGTTCTTCGGCCTCGGCGGGTACGCGATGGCGATGTTTCTCAAGCTCGAAGCGTCCGACCCGGCCGCCACGCGCACGCAGACCACGCCGGGCATTCCCGACTTCATGGACTGGAACCAGCTCACCGCGCTGCCCGCATGGTGGAAGCCGTTTCATGACTTGCCGTTCTCGATACTCGCGGTGCTCGTCGTGCCGACGGCGCTCGCCTTCGTGATCGGATACGCGATGTTCAAGCGGCGCGTAGGCGGCGTGTACTTCGCGATCATCACGCAGGCGGTTGCGCTGATCCTCTCGGTGCTCATCATCGGCCAGCAAGGCTATACGGGCGGCGTGAACGGTATCACCGACCTGCGCACGCTGCTCGGCTGGGATATCCGCACCGATCACGCGAAGCTGATCCTGTACTTCGTGAACGCCGCGCTGCTGATAGGCGCGCTGCTCGCCTGCCGCTACGTTCAGCGCAGCAAGCTCGGCACGCTGCTGCTCGCGATGCGCGACAAGGAAGACCGAGTGCGCTTCTCGGGCTACGACGTCGCCATGTTCAAGGTGTTCGCGTTTTGTCTCGCGGCGATGCTCGCAGCCGTCGGCGGCGCGATGTTCACGCTGCAGGTGGGCTTCATGTCTCCGTCGTTCGTCGGCATCGTGCCGTCGATCGAAATGGTGATCTACGCGGCCATCGGCGGGCGCATGTCGCTGGTCGGCGCGGTGTACGGCGCGATTCTCGTCAATCTCGGCAAGAGCTGGTTCTCGGAGAGCTTTCCGAACCTCTGGCTCTATCTGATGGCAGCGATGTTCATCGGCGTGGTGATGGTGTTTCCGAACGGGCTGGCGGGTCTGTATGAAGAGCATGTGCGCCCGCGCGTGAGACGTCTGCTCGGTGCGGCGAACAAGGAGGCGTGAAGCATGAGCAATACCGACTTTCTGCTCGCGATCGAAGACCTGACCGTGTCGTTCGACGGCTTCAAGGCGATCGATTCGCTCAATCTCTATCTCGAACGCGGCGAGTTGCGCGTGGTGATCGGCCCGAACGGCGCGGGCAAGACCACGCTGCTCGATCTCATCTGCGGCAAGACAAGGGAAACGGCGGGCAGCATCAAGTTCCGCAACGAGGAAATCACGAATCTCGCGGAATTCCGCCGCGTGCGTCAAGGGATTGGCCGCAAGTTCCAGACGCCGTCGATTTACGAAAACCTGAGCGTGGCGCAGAACCTCGAAGTGTCGTTTCCGCGCGGTCGCAGCGTGTTTGGCGCGCTCGTCTATCGCGAGGACGCCGAAGTGGCCGATCGCGTGCGCGACGTGGCCAATGAAATCGGCCTCGCCGCCGCGCTCGATCTGGAAGCGGGGCTGCTTTCGCACGGCCAGAAACAGTGGCTCGAAATCGGCATGCTGCTTATGCAGGATCCGGAACTGTTGATGCTCGACGAACCGATTGCGGGCATGAGCGTGCGCGAGCGCGAACTGACCGCCGATCTGCTCGACCGAATCTGCCGCAACCGCTCGATGATCGTGATCGAACACGACATGGCGTTTGTGGAGCGCATCGCGCACAAGGTCACGGTCATGCATCAGGGGAAGATCCTCGCGGAAGGGCCGATGGCGCAGGTGCAGGCCGATCCGCGCGTGATCGACGTCTACCTGGGCCACTGAGTCGGCAACCAAACGACAACACGGAGAACACATCATGCTGGAAGTCGACGATCTCGTCGTCAGCTACGGCCAGAGCGAAGTGCTGCACGGCATCGGCTTTTCCGTTGCGCAAGGCGAAAGCGTGGCCGTGATGGGCCGCAACGGCATGGGCAAGACCACGCTGTTCAAGGCGCTGATCGGCATGCTGCCCGCCAATCGCGGCACGGTGCGCGTGGCCGGCGCCGACGTTTCGAAGGACGAGAGCTACCGCCGCGTGTCGAAAGGCATCGGCTACGTGCCGCAAGGACGGCAGATTTTCGCGTCGTTGACCGTCGAGGAAAACATTCAGACGGGCCTCGAGAACGCGCAGAGCCAGCGCGTGCCCGACGAACTTTACGCGTTGTTTCCCGTGCTGTTCGACATGAGAAAGCGCAAGGGCGGCAATCTCTCGGGCGGCCAGCAACAGCAACTCGCGATCGCGCGCGCGCTCGCGACCGACCCGAAAGTGCTGCTGCTCGACGAGCCGACCGAAGGCATCCAGCCGTCCGTGATCAAGGACATCGCCAAGGCGCTCAACCAGATTCGCACGAGCCGCAATATCGCCATCGTTGTCTCGGAGCAGGTGTTGAGCTTCGCGCTCGACGTGGCCGACCGCCTGTTCGTGATCGAGGGCGGGCGCTTCGTGCACCAAAGCACGCGCGATGCGGGCGACACCGACCGCATCCGCGAATACCTCTCCGTCTGAGCGCGGCGCGGCGTTCGCCCGCCGCGCCGTATGTCAATCCGCGAACTCAGGAGCGAATGCCATGCCCGAGACTCTCATCAAGGTCGATCTGAACCAGTCGGCCTACGAAAACGAACAGGTGCACAACCGCTGGCACCCCGACATTCCGATGGCCTGCTGGGTGAAGCCCGGCGACGACTTCATTCTTGAAACCTACGACTGGACCGGTGGCTTCATCAAGAACGACGACAGCGCCGACGACGTGCGGGACATCGACCTGTCGATCGTGCACTTTCTCTCCGGCCCGGTGGGCGTGCACGGCGCGGAGCCCGGCGACCTGCTGGTGGTCGACCTGCTCGACATCGGCGCGAAGGCCGATAGTCAATGGGGCTTCAACGGCTTCTTTTCGAAGACCAACGGTGGCGGCTTTCTCACCGATCATTTCCCCAGTGCGCAAAAATCGATCTGGGATTTTCACGGTGTCTATACGAGTTCGCGCCATATTCCGGGCGTGAATTTCGCGGGCCTGATTCACCCAGGCCTGATCGGCTGCCTGCCCGATCCGAAACTGCTGGAGACCTGGAACGCCCGCGAAGCCGGCCTGATTGCCACCGCGCCCGATCGCGTGCCGCCGCTCGCGAATCCGCCGTTCGCGGCCACCGCCCACATGGGCAAGCTCGTGGGCGAGGCGCGCGACAAGGCGGCCACGCAGGGCGCGCGCACGGTGCCGCCGCGCGAGCATGGCGGCAATTGCGATATCAAGGATCTGTCGCGCGGCTCGAAGGTGTTTTTCCCGGTCTACGTGGATGGCGCGGGCCTTTCGGTCGGCGACCTGCACTTCAGCCAGGGCGACGGCGAGATTACGTTCTGCGGCGCGATCGAAATGGCCGGCTGGGTGCATATGCGCGTGAATCTCATCAAGGGCGGTATGGCGAAATACGGTATTCGCAATCCGGTCTTTCAGCCCAGCCCGATCACGCCGACCTATAACGATTACCTCATTTTCGAAGGAATTTCCGTCGACGAGCAGGGTGGCCAGCATTATCTCGACGTAACCACCGCGTATCGCCAGGCGTGTCTGAACGCTATCGAGTACCTGAAGAAATTCGGTTATTCGGGCGCGCAAGCGTATTCGCTGCTTGGCTGTGCGCCGGTTCAGGGACATATCAGTGGCGTGGTGGATATTCCGAACGCGTGTGCGACCTTGTGGCTGCCCACGCAGATCTTCGACTTCGACATTCGCCCG
This genomic stretch from Burkholderia oklahomensis C6786 harbors:
- the fmdA gene encoding formamidase gives rise to the protein MPETLIKVDLNQSAYENEQVHNRWHPDIPMACWVKPGDDFILETYDWTGGFIKNDDSADDVRDIDLSIVHFLSGPVGVHGAEPGDLLVVDLLDIGAKADSQWGFNGFFSKTNGGGFLTDHFPSAQKSIWDFHGVYTSSRHIPGVNFAGLIHPGLIGCLPDPKLLETWNAREAGLIATAPDRVPPLANPPFAATAHMGKLVGEARDKAATQGARTVPPREHGGNCDIKDLSRGSKVFFPVYVDGAGLSVGDLHFSQGDGEITFCGAIEMAGWVHMRVNLIKGGMAKYGIRNPVFQPSPITPTYNDYLIFEGISVDEQGGQHYLDVTTAYRQACLNAIEYLKKFGYSGAQAYSLLGCAPVQGHISGVVDIPNACATLWLPTQIFDFDIRPNADGPIKHIQGGVDLPCSPDLAKA
- the urtC gene encoding urea ABC transporter permease subunit UrtC — encoded protein: MKPIQPAAGGVSPRSCLGAPPASWRARAARLDASGYAGIVLLALLIVVVFPLALDTFRLNLMGKYLTYAFVAIGLVIAWGYGGVLSLGQGVFFGLGGYAMAMFLKLEASDPAATRTQTTPGIPDFMDWNQLTALPAWWKPFHDLPFSILAVLVVPTALAFVIGYAMFKRRVGGVYFAIITQAVALILSVLIIGQQGYTGGVNGITDLRTLLGWDIRTDHAKLILYFVNAALLIGALLACRYVQRSKLGTLLLAMRDKEDRVRFSGYDVAMFKVFAFCLAAMLAAVGGAMFTLQVGFMSPSFVGIVPSIEMVIYAAIGGRMSLVGAVYGAILVNLGKSWFSESFPNLWLYLMAAMFIGVVMVFPNGLAGLYEEHVRPRVRRLLGAANKEA
- the urtD gene encoding urea ABC transporter ATP-binding protein UrtD, giving the protein MSNTDFLLAIEDLTVSFDGFKAIDSLNLYLERGELRVVIGPNGAGKTTLLDLICGKTRETAGSIKFRNEEITNLAEFRRVRQGIGRKFQTPSIYENLSVAQNLEVSFPRGRSVFGALVYREDAEVADRVRDVANEIGLAAALDLEAGLLSHGQKQWLEIGMLLMQDPELLMLDEPIAGMSVRERELTADLLDRICRNRSMIVIEHDMAFVERIAHKVTVMHQGKILAEGPMAQVQADPRVIDVYLGH
- the urtE gene encoding urea ABC transporter ATP-binding subunit UrtE, yielding MLEVDDLVVSYGQSEVLHGIGFSVAQGESVAVMGRNGMGKTTLFKALIGMLPANRGTVRVAGADVSKDESYRRVSKGIGYVPQGRQIFASLTVEENIQTGLENAQSQRVPDELYALFPVLFDMRKRKGGNLSGGQQQQLAIARALATDPKVLLLDEPTEGIQPSVIKDIAKALNQIRTSRNIAIVVSEQVLSFALDVADRLFVIEGGRFVHQSTRDAGDTDRIREYLSV